DNA from Sphingomonas psychrotolerans:
CGCTGCCAGCCCACGGCAAATGCCCGGATACGCTGTCCCCTCCGGCCCGTGCGGCGCCGACAGGCTCGCGGCGATGTCGGCTCGGGTGCAGAAGCAGGGATAGAGCAGCCCCATGTTTCGCAGCCGGTCGAGCGCCTGCTGATACAGGTTCAGCCGCTGTGACTGGAACGTCACCGGGCCGTCCCAGCCCAGCCCCAGCCATTCGAGATCGCGGAGGATCGCCTCGACATGCTCGGGGCGGCTGCGGGTGCCGTCGATGTCCTCGATGCGCAGGCTGAAGCGCCCGCCGGCGGTACGCGCGCAATCATGCGCGCGGGTCGCGGAGAGGGCATGGCCGAGGTGAAGCCGTCCCGTCGGGCTCGGCGCGAAGCGCGTGTGCATAACCATCAAACCGGCCCTTGACCGCGAGTCGCGGCATATGCTGTCATGTGCCCGTCACCATATCCGGTCAGGAAGTGGCGGCCGCAACTGGTGAGGGAGCGCATGTATCATCCCGATCTTATCCGCCATCCGGACGGTTGCCCCGCGCTTGTGCTCAACGCCGATTACACGCCGCTCAGCTATTATCCCCTCAGCGTGTGGCCGTGGCAGACCGCGATAAAGGCGCTGTTCCTCGACCGGGTCGACGTCGTCTCCTTTTACGAACGCGAGGTCCGAAGTCCCAGCGCGAGGCTGAAGCTCCCTTCGGTCATCGCGCTCAAACAATATGTCAGACCTTCTCAATTCCCTGCCTTCACGCGCTTCAACCTGTTCCTCCGCGACAAGTTCTCCTGCCAATATTGCGGGACTCAGCGCGACCTCACCTTCGACCATGTCGTCCCCCGCGCCCAGGGCGGCCGTACCACCTGGGAAAATGTCGCCACTGCCTGTGCGCCCTGCAATCTCAAAAAGGGCGGGCGCACGCCGAAGCAGGCAGCGATGCCGCTCCATATCGAACCGATCCGGCCGACGAGCTGGCAGTTGCAGGAACATGGCCGACGCTTCCCCCCGCATTATCTTCACCAGACGTGGCGCGACTGGCTCTATTGGGATGTGGAGCTCGAAGCCTGACCCCGGGCGCCATCGGACACGCTATGCAATCGCGGTGGCGCGCCTATACGGCCCCGGTTCGTTGAGGAGTAAAGATGCGTATCCTGCTTTCCATTCTCGTTTTCGCTGGAGCTGCCGGTTCCGCAGCGGCCTCCGAAAATGTCATGCCCGCACGCTTCCAGGGCGAATGGGCGGTCC
Protein-coding regions in this window:
- a CDS encoding HNH endonuclease; protein product: MYHPDLIRHPDGCPALVLNADYTPLSYYPLSVWPWQTAIKALFLDRVDVVSFYEREVRSPSARLKLPSVIALKQYVRPSQFPAFTRFNLFLRDKFSCQYCGTQRDLTFDHVVPRAQGGRTTWENVATACAPCNLKKGGRTPKQAAMPLHIEPIRPTSWQLQEHGRRFPPHYLHQTWRDWLYWDVELEA